One Ostrea edulis chromosome 6, xbOstEdul1.1, whole genome shotgun sequence genomic window, GATCCAATTTTTTCAGATTATTTGATCCTTTTACAGAAGGGCTTCCTCCCTTTCAAATTCCTGCACTTTGACCAGTGACTACTGATTATTATCTACCTAATCTCATTGATTTTCTGTCCACCCCTGCCAATTATACAGCCTATGAGGTCATTTGGAATGGCCATTTCTGTTGTTGTCTGCTGTTGTTGTGGTTGAGCAGGGAGAGCCTGCGGCATGGTGTTGGTTGCCCTTGGATACGCAGCAGCCATGTGAGGTAACCCTGGCATAGTGGCTGTTAAGAAAGATCACACTTATCAATCTACACAAATTTCATAACATTTAATCATTTCTCAATTTTACTTCACACTTTTTACCTCCATCATAGAGttaggggtgtgtgtgtgtgtgtgtccttGTTAGAAGGACTATAGATATAAAGAGAACTTCCCCAGAGATCGCTAATCTCACAACTGGTtacatttgattaaattttagAGGAGATCAGGTTGGTGGATTCAGGACTCTTGAGAGTGGGATGGTATATACTCAAACAAAACAGAACAACTCCtgaaaatatcataattaaGTCTGGGAAGCCTTAATGGAGGTTGGCTGAATGCTCTTGTTCCCATGTTTGAATTTGATTGGATTGTTAGTGTTTGAATTTGATTGGATTACCTTGAATTAGCTGTGGTGACGTACAAGGAATTATGGGAATTGGCTGGCCCAAGGACAGCTGATGTAACTTGGTTAGCTTGAAGAACAAATCATTCAACTTGACATACAGTTCACAATTACTGATCTCAgagaagtttttaaatggaTTACAAAGCAAATTATTACAAAGCATTTTTTAAGAAGTTGATACAGAATTCATACACagtttgaaaattgaaacacaAAACTTGGTTAATAAACAGTGGAACCGCAATTAATGCATCTTACATTTAACAGGTTATAAGTAAGTAAACACCATGCAGATTTCAAACACCCAAGATTTCAATGATTATTTCCAACTTAGTCCACTTCTTATGAAAGAAAAGTAAACTCTGGTAATTGTTCTTTAATAGTGGATAATTTTTATTCACTAATGAAGGTCTATtaaatttgtaaaacattttttggtaaaaataaataatccTGATCATGTGTATTAGCAACAAAGGTGATTAACAAAATTTTGAGAAACAAAAAGAAACTCATGACAATGTGAcccattttcacaaaaataattCCATATCTACCATATAAATTCAATCAATGAAATCACATAAGTTTTTTTAACGTGAAAAACTTTGCAGCATCAATTAGAGAAGTGGATAGAAGCCGTCTATTAAactaattatatatgtatatcagtgAGAATTAATCAGAATACGGTCAGTGCAAGTTAGTATTTAGTGCTGTTAAAATAACATTCATGAATTCTAGTCTACACTGAACTCCTTCCTCTCACAAAGCATTAAAGTACAGCGATCCCCATTAAATAGTCAGAGGCTAGTCTATGGTTTGCAATTTTACCTCCATTTTCTGAATTCCAAGTCTCTCTTTCTGTGAATTTAAGGTAATGAGGTCATTTGAAGGCTTTAATTTACTTTATCAATCAAAAATGACACACCTTGCCATTAAAAAAAACGAGCATTACGgttagtaaaaaaaatatagtgggGAAAATTCCTTATCCTCATCACAGAAACACTCTTCtaacagaaaaacaaaaaatgtcaaaactaaagaactttcaaaaagaaatataattgtctttaattttcaaataataatgcACTGCATAAAGAGCATGTCAATTTTCTGGaaaaaactttcattcaaaCTAAAACACACGTAACCCACTACGAACGTGCCCATTGCCTTACCTCTGTGGCCTGAACCCCCTGCATCTGTCCAGGAACAGTGTATGCCTGACCCCCAGCAAAAATGACCGGAGGGACCACAGGTTTTGGACGGTATTGGATAGTTGCTCCTTTAGGAGGGGACTGCGTAAGGAAGAGGAGAGGTCAAATACCaaaggttaaaggtcacatAGAAGGAAGAGTTGTATAGCTACAGCATTTTACCATATTCAGGTGAAACAATGGCTTCCAACTGATTTCATAGTCTCAGATCCATGACCAAAGTCATTTTAAtcctttttttcttctttttaaaatgataagaGATTTTAGCATTTGATATTTGAAGGTGGCAGTCTTGCACATAAAGAATCTGAGAAATTGACTAAATGGGGCCACAACACCAACAGCTCAAGTTAATATTCGCAGTCCAGTTAGTTTATATCTACTTAAGCAGGGGGCCAAGTGCAGCAAGGGATCATCTCTACAACAACAGAACTCTGAGGAGCTAATATCATATTTTCAGCCATTGTTTCGGGCGTAATTAGCTACAATACTAGTCAATAAGGACAAAAGCAGTAACCATGGTGACAAAGGGAGACAGGCACGCCCCTGTTCTGATGCCTGGAAAATTGGAGTATAAAAAAAATCGCATGAATTTAGTAGCTTCACTTCATAAAATGTATGTACTATATAGTTATATGTTACAACAATGTAGgaacaaaacttaaaattgaTATTGTACAAATATACATCACATTAATCATTTGAAACAGATGCAGGTAGAATTTAGTAGAAGCATTTGGTATTTTGGAATATTTTGTGCAAGAAAAATGAACAATTATAAGGAGGTTAGAAAACTTTGTGAAGCAAATTAGGTGAGAACATTTTGGGGTATAACTATAGTTGTATAAGTTCACATACGCGTGTTCTCACTGCGATCTTAGGGCGAGACTAGCTGAAGATAAACCCAGAAAAATACAATTAACGCAAATTATCTCGCAGAGAACCAATAACAAATGAATTCATGCACTTCAGAATTTGTGTCATCTATTGACCTAGTAACCTACAAAATCATATTATTATGTATGCTCAACATCTGTGATCCTTTcatttgttgaagaaacaaaaCGACAGAACTATATGCTCATATGTTGTGAGTAATCTTTTTCAGGGGAGTACAATCTACACTTTCTTTTTCCATCTGTGAAATGCTCACTTAATTTTGAAGTAGACTGGAAAAATAAGCGTTACAACATGCAATAATAAAGACTTACTTCCAACATAATGCTGCAGATATTCTGTATGCAGAGCGTTATAGCATCTGCCGTTCCTGACACAGTTACTGCCCTTTCTGTGGAATTTGGTAGCATTTCTGATGCCACCTGAATTGAAGCACCCGTAGTCTGaagaataaaaatgaataaatattgattacaaaaaaattacttatatttttgcaattttcaaaaagttaGTTGTACTTCATTTCCCCAAATATCCAAAGGATTAATTTTGGAAATTTAGGATAAATCATGTGTATTCAAGTTCATTGggttttgtacatgtaaattcatttacTCTTTTTTCATTTGCAATGAATTGTTTTCAatctaatttatttttaattttctttttattcaatAATAGTTCTCCAGAGAAATACTTGCGtatgtatgaataaaaatttaCTTCGGATCCCCAAGAGAGGGAAATGTGTAAACTAATTAGCATATTTGTATGACAGCAAAAAATTTGTCCCCGAATGAGAGAATGAGTCAAAGATTATCTTGTACTTAATGAAATTCATAGGCGGACATTCATTTCTTCAGGTTACAGCTCACTGGATGTGCCAAATAGAAAATTCTTTCAAGCTGAGTGTAAAGATATATTTAAAGGGCGATAGGATTTGGGacttacttaaaaaaaaatctccaagAGTATAACTCTTAATACTTTTTAAGTCCAATACGTGAATGAAATTACACTGTATTAATCATTCAAGGAAAGGAATTGTCACCGAGATTTAATTTATCAATCTGTTACTGATTTTTGTCCAAGTTTCTCCACACAGACTTCAATTATCACCAAAACCATAGCTCTATTTTTGATGCTTAGTGTGTAATTAGATGTTCCCTCATGAATTGTCTAGCAAGGCAGGTAACACAGGGAAATTCTTTGGCTCTTTCTACTAGAGTAACCCCCAGCTAATTATTGCCATCAGTCAGGTTTTTCTGATTTAGCATAAGTGGTGAGGAGAGGAGGGAATAAGAGGAGTAATGACAATTTATCCAGGAGCTGCATTCCTAGCCACAAGAGGTGTCATTACTCTGGCATTACTACAGTCAGCACCCTGGTCCCTGATGCCAGGACTGAACCCCTATACAGTTCTCCAACACCTGgatttcatttacaaaataacAGACTTGGCAAAAAAgctaaatataaatattttctatttcataaacAGGTCAGCTCTTTCTGGAGAAATAGGGTTTGCATTTGAGCATTTTCTGACAAAACATTACATTTCTTGCTTTTGCTTATTAAGTCAGTGAAAATACTTTTACGCATAATCCTGGGTACAATTAACATGTCGTTTTCCTTGCCAATGGCAGCAAAAGATGGTTTACAAATCAGCATTACCGGGGACCCATGCAGCAGTGTATTATGAGCAAGTTCATACCAGTGCAGGTATCTGGATAACTATAAATTTCTGGTGGAAAAATCCTTACCACTTACAACATTATTAAGGTCTCCAACATATGTATAGATAGAGTTTCGTTTCAAGCAAGCTCTAACAAAAACATACACTGTAACAACATATGCTTCTTGAGCACCTAAAACTCTACCGGAGCTCaatggattaaaaaaaattctaatttctCTTCACATCATTTGGGGAATCCTACATCTATTCGAGAAGTCTCTTAAAAAGAGTGCTCCAAATTCTAAAAGCTACTATGAAATTGTATGATTTTAATGAGTACCATTTTGTGTGATACAGAcaacttatttattttttgaagaACACTGTGATCTGAGACAGAAAACATTAATAAACTTCTAAAGTAAGAATGCTTCCACCATCTGTTAATTCTTTACCAATTAATATTGGTGTTTTGATGGCCAAGTCTGAAACAAAACATTCGTTCCTGCCACAGAGAAAACCAGGAAAGTTCTGCTCATCTCACTATTATTCAACATAATTTATATCATATGGAATCTCTTTGAATTCTAACTTCAAGATATTTGCACTTTTGTTGAATGTTCTTCCTTTATGAACATACTTCCCGAATTTCCTTGATTTTGGATCCTCCTTTTCCTATGAGGGATCCACACTGACTAGCTGGGACGACCAATCGTAGTGTTACAGGAGGTTTAGGCACTGTGGGCGTGTTCTGTAAGTCCTGAAACACAACAAATCTCATTCATCAGAAGCAGGGACCAGTTTTGGCATCAGTcagagattttactcaaattttgactgttcGAATAAATGAAAAGTTAGaatttttttcgagaaatccaagcctgaAATTACATCTACAATAATTATCATTGATTAAATatgatttgataaaaaaaaatttacttcTGAATATTTAAATCCATATTACAGAAACATTATTTTTGCTGAGAATAGGCATTGCCTTTTCAAGAAGCAATTTTTCCAATAGAAGAAAGACTAAGTAATCCGTTCAAATAAAGCGACTTACTTCTTCAAACTTTTTACATATCATAGTGAATGCCTTGTGGATACACTCTGTGGTCCCAGTAACAGTCACAATACGCTCCGGACATGAGCCATCTGATATGTTAATCTTAGCACCACTCtatcaaaaacaacaaaaaaacccatcaaaatATCAGCCATTTCTggaacagaagaaaaaaataacaaccaaaaaacaaaacaatgaacAAATGCTACAGCTTGTGAAGATATTTAACTTGGAAAGATATGCAAGATGGAGCTTACATCTTCTCTAAATTTCTTGATATTGTCACCTTTCTGCAAAAGACCAAAAAATATCAAGTTAATGCCATACAACTCACAATCACTAAAGAAATAAGTGTATTCAAACTTCACATtgataaatgattaaaaaaaatcaacactgACCTTTCCAATAATGCTCCCTACTTCCTGCAACGAAATTaaagtaaagaaaattattAGATATCTGTGTTCTTTAATCTACTGGTCAATGCAACAAAATGAGATAAAATATTACTAATTTACTGTttaatacggaactttcgggatgtgccggaacgaccgattatatttgacttTTATACACCAccgtcacgtgataataaccaattgtagggcaaagtttaCAACGATGCAAATGGTGTTGCGCtagcagacggtccgtaaagagctatgcgcagtccTACGATGACGATtcaagtcactattggtgcttagtacctgggtgtaaattagatggaagggaaaatgtcatttagacgcgtatcattggatgcaaggcgtgaagttttaccaaTACCCTAAAGATACTCCTTAGATTTACTTCCCTCGCCAACTCAcacaatttaatcaaatgcattttcctatgAATGGTTATAGTGATTCCATTCTTTCAAATATAGTAATTGAATGCAGGAATTTTATAGCAAATTGaagtattccatgcttgtttacttagttgttattgtaatccggaagtaacatgccctacaaattacgttcaacgcgcgataaaagtcagagtggatccgtatctcgaaagtcccgtattatCAATCATTTTCCATAATTCAAACACAGTGCTAATGCATGATGCCCCCCCCACCCCACGGGTATAACGTGCTGCACACACTGGActtcattttataatatatcaatGAACAACTTGGATCCATATTGAAGGAAAACCTCTTACTGTATCATTTGCATGTATTTGCAATTACATGAAACTTAAGATCGTCAAATTCTCAAGGAACGCTTGCACTGTGCTTAATATGATCAATACTACCCATGTTCATTAAGGAAAAACTCAAAGACCAAAACATCCATTAAGGGCTTTCCACTCTCAATtatatttcctttttaaaagAGCATAGTTCCTTTTACCTGAAAAGGTTTTTGAGGATTTTTTGATTTGCCTTGACTGAAAATGGATTGGTTGAAGAGAAAACATCTTGTGATCAGCAATTCAAAAATATCTGCCATGTATGCAGACTTCAGTTTACATTACCAAGACTTGGTCTTGAAACAAACTGCCATAAAAACAATGTCTACCATTTTTCTTTGACAATAGCGATGCTGATTAAGATACAGTGATTTAACCTGCAGTTGCTAGGTTGCAAATTGTGCGTAAACATTGTACAGAATGATGCAGGCTATTGTATTTATACCCATTGATTTTTTCCGAAGATTTTCCTAAAGATTACCAAAAACATCTTGGGgaaaatttccaaaatatgCAAAGGGCTGCTGACAAATTTAAAGAACCCAGTTTGTCTCACGACATTACTGTAAAATACGTAATAATTCAATACAGCCACATAGATGCCATTGAAAATGCTGGATTTGTGATTCCGAAGACTGATTTACTCCCCGACCAGTCCAAAATATTTCCTCAGCACCCAATAAAACATGTAACCTCCAGCATGTTAAGGTTTCTATTATACTGTCAGTTTGGGGCTTGGAGCCGACTGTAAGCTGATCTATGCTATTCCATGCTTTAGAAGGAATAGTCCATATATATCAACCCCTGTCATTCACTTGTTTCCAGCACTCCCTGGGACTGTCAATTATAGAGAAAAACAGCTATCAATGGTGGATCAGGGTGTCTGGCTTGTCCTTTCCAAAGATCTTTTGAGCTATTAATTATGATTGACAACTGTATGTGTCGCATTCCTTCTCTCTTCGATCAGATTTCATTCTGTTAACCTTAGTTAGACCCCATGTATACTTGGGGATTTAGAtcggtttaaaaaaaatgatctaaaatatatctttcctgagtgtaaacaGCTCACAATGATCTTCAACTGTACTTCAAGTAAAAATTGTCTCCCTCCATAGGGAACTTTAAAAAATCGGGTCTTTCTGAAACCAACTTCATCTTAAGTATCAATGCTAGGATCAATTGCAATCAGTCTCTATGAAACTGAAAATGAAGACGTCCATGCCTGGTGTTAAAATAACGCGAGTGATATTTACACCCACGTGTGATATTTACAACTGCATGCAGTTTTCATCCATTTCAAATGAAACAACTGTCTCTTTTTCGAAATTAACATTCCTAAGATGAGCTCGTCGTAGTAATATAAAATCACGGTGACTGTTCGCTTACCTCTGTATATGTTACATTACCCATGTTTACATACATTAAACGATGGGAAATTTCTACTTTCAGTTTCTATATCTACAAGTTTAATATTTGCATGGATTTCTGCACAATTCTAAATGCACTGGTTCTCTAGAGATCAATCACAACAGATCTCATGACTGCAAATATACATGCAAACTTATCATTGTTAGATTGATTCAAATACAGATCGATTCAAATTTTGTAAGAGTAAATGGGTTCTAGTATCAAGAAATCAAGTGTGAAAGACACTTTGCTACCAAAcataaaaaaagaatttctctTCTGCAATCCATAGACTGTTCGAAACAAGAAATCCAAGACTGACAGAACATACAGGTATGTCCAGAAGGAACACTACTACCTTAAATCAGTAATGCAATACTTCCCAGAGAAAACAAAGGCACACTTCTACCTTAAATCAGTAAAGCAATACTTCCCAGAGAAAACAAAGGCGCACTACTACCTTAAATCAGTAATGCAATACTTCCCAGAGAAAACAAAGGCGCACTACTACCTTAAATCAGTAAAGCAACATTTCCCAGAGAAAACAAAGGCGCACTACTACCTTAAATCAGTAAAGCAACATTTCCCAGAGAAAACAAAGGCGCACTACTACCTTAAATCAGTAATGCAACATTTCCCAGAGAAAACAAAGGCGCACTACTACCTTAAATCAGTAAAGCAACATTTCCCAGAGAAAACAAAGGCGCACTTCTACCTTAAATCAGTAAAGCAATATTTCCCGGAGAAAACAAATTTCAGTCAAAGGATTCAAAATTGGCAAAAATTAATTAACTTCTTAGAGACTGAACTTGCTCTCTGAAGGTATAACATCATCTCAGTTTTACTGTGAACAACATTCGATATGGAAAGAAGAAACTAGGATGCCCTCTCCTGATGTCAGACAACAAATTACCAAGATTAAAAAATGGATATTGAATCTTAATTGACATTCTATGCAGACAGTCCAGAATCCAGACTAATTTACAATCTACTTCTCAGATCGAAATTAATTCATAAGACCTAGGCTTAGTCCATGTAATTAAATATGCCTCAGTGTGCCATCAGCGATAATCAAAATCTAGGGAAGTTCTGATGAATTGTTTTCTTGTTGGACTTCTACCAGAACACATTACCTAATTCTAATGTTTATGATCATATCAATGACATGGTCTTTCAAATATCTAGAATAAAAAACATCTTATTGATGGCATTCAGTTTTAGGTTTGCAATATCAATCTTCAGACATACTATATAACCGACATCACAATTTGCAAATGTTGCGACAATTTGAATGAAAGACCTCTACGTAGAACTCTCCCCTCTTCCCACTGCATCAGACATGTTTAAATCATGTTCCCATTCTTTGGTGCTGCCTCTGCTTTCTAATGATATTTTTGCCATTTGCAACATGGTGGTGAATCACATGACTATGACATGATGTATTACATGGAAAAATGGTGACAAAAGTCAACACAAGGAAATATTCAAACGAGtaagtaacacctttatcaataacaaATTGTCACAAAACATATATCAATATTTGAGGAATTTTCTCGGGAACAAATCTAtactaaaatggtagttctacATGTGATTGAAGAAGAGAACACtgcagttttttgttttcagtcaAAACTTTTCGACAGCCTAAAACCTGTGTCAGTGTTCTCTGTTCCTATCGCACATAGAACAACCATTTTGGTATAGATTTGTTCCTGACCAGAATTAATCTTCAAATGTTGATAGTAGCCACCTATTTGATATGACAGTCTTAAGAATAACATTGGGGTGGAGAGAGGCCATGAATGGTGATCATAATTGCCAAAACACCTGCCTGCACTTGTTAGATTCTGACAAAATCCTCTCACAAGAACATTGTCTGAGCCCTTAGTCTTGTCAAAGGATGTCAGATGACCTGATAACTTCATACACTAAGTATGAGTGCAGAAAAGTCATCATGATTGTTAACCTTGGTTGTATAAACGTAATGGTCTCttcttttttggttttttttttctctctaagGCATCAGATaagaaaaatgtaattttttacgCCTTAACACAAAAGACTTCCCATATCCTGTTTCTTAACCTAACGTAAAACATCTATGTCTTCTTAGTTCCTGTTGGACCTGACGATTTGAAGTACATGACAGTTATTTGGCTAACTGAGGCTATATAGAGCTCTTGAAGATCATCAATAAAATTCTAATGCAATCAGATTTAACACATCAGCTTAGTGTAATAGCTTTCTGATTCCTCTCTATCTTATCTTGGCAAATTAGGTGTTAAATGGCAAACAAATGAGAGCACTACAGAATTCAAGAGATATAAAACTTGATAAAGGTCTTATTACATGGTGTCAGAGTTGTACAGAGAGACTTTTCCAAAGCAGCACTGAGGAGTCGAAAATGTGATAAGAAAATTTGATATTCTACAATTTGCTTCCAACCAGTCATTACTATGTGATGTTGTTTTGTTCATTACGATCATTATAGCCTGCCTAATTGTTCTGAACTACGTCTCTCACAAACACGAGCTTCACTCCTTGTAGGAGGGTGTGGACAGTCACTCACCTTTCCTTGCATTATCATGCGGACTGTCAGCAGACTGACCGGTACATTGTCGTTGAGGACCATTTTTTTCTCACTGGCCATGTCACGGtgaaaaaaacaaaatgaaaatggagGAACGCTGAGGTTCCTCTTTGTCAGGGCAATCTGATCTCCTGGACGATTAAATCAACGGCCTAAAatgagaatgaaaaaaaaaaatcggtaaTTATTTCATCACATAAGTCAATGACaacatgaaaaatacaaaaacaaaaattaatcaaGAATCCATTATGAAATGCGAGAAGTTGATGCACGAAGACAATTCTCTTCTTACGACAATAATATAGACACTCCCACTACCAATGCTCTCACAATAAGTGAAAGCAAAGTGAATATTATGCCCAGGCACACTTCTCCTGAATTTACAGTGtataaatttacatatttatctACAGATTAAGCCTGAGTGTTATCATATGATTCCACTGATACTGAGTGAAATTCTGATCACAACATCATACATGCATTTATAATCTAGCATCCTCTTACATACTCATTGCATTGGAACATTGTGCTTCTATAATTACATG contains:
- the LOC125683264 gene encoding poly(rC)-binding protein 3-like isoform X2, with the translated sequence MASEKKMVLNDNVPVSLLTVRMIMQGKEVGSIIGKKGDNIKKFREDSGAKINISDGSCPERIVTVTGTTECIHKAFTMICKKFEEDLQNTPTVPKPPVTLRLVVPASQCGSLIGKGGSKIKEIRETTGASIQVASEMLPNSTERAVTVSGTADAITLCIQNICSIMLESPPKGATIQYRPKPVVPPVIFAGGQAYTVPGQMQGVQATELTKLHQLSLGQPIPIIPCTSPQLIQATMPGLPHMAAAYPRATNTMPQALPAQPQQQQTTTEMAIPNDLIGCIIGRGGQKINEIRQMSGAMIKISNAEEGAPDRKVTITGTPETIGLAQYLINTSMELHKTLTLDPSSSTQNTTPTLTSVQSQHAPMAIPINQLAMKPIPLIGYNGLSGIAGLNGINGLNGLNVPVIDSVAAANQKNLTTKMRVGLTSVRADPKFSPY
- the LOC125683264 gene encoding poly(rC)-binding protein 3-like isoform X1, whose protein sequence is MASEKKMVLNDNVPVSLLTVRMIMQGKEVGSIIGKKGDNIKKFREDSGAKINISDGSCPERIVTVTGTTECIHKAFTMICKKFEEDLQNTPTVPKPPVTLRLVVPASQCGSLIGKGGSKIKEIRETTGASIQVASEMLPNSTERAVTVSGTADAITLCIQNICSIMLESPPKGATIQYRPKPVVPPVIFAGGQAYTVPGQMQGVQATEKERLGIQKMELTKLHQLSLGQPIPIIPCTSPQLIQATMPGLPHMAAAYPRATNTMPQALPAQPQQQQTTTEMAIPNDLIGCIIGRGGQKINEIRQMSGAMIKISNAEEGAPDRKVTITGTPETIGLAQYLINTSMELHKTLTLDPSSSTQNTTPTLTSVQSQHAPMAIPINQLAMKPIPLIGYNGLSGIAGLNGINGLNGLNVPVIDSVAAANQKNLTTKMRVGLTSVRADPKFSPY
- the LOC125683264 gene encoding poly(rC)-binding protein 3-like isoform X3, giving the protein MASEKKMVLNDNVPVSLLTVRMIMQGKEVGSIIGKKGDNIKKFREDSGAKINISDGSCPERIVTVTGTTECIHKAFTMICKKFEEDLQNTPTVPKPPVTLRLVVPASQCGSLIGKGGSKIKEIRETTGASIQVASEMLPNSTERAVTVSGTADAITLCIQNICSIMLELTKLHQLSLGQPIPIIPCTSPQLIQATMPGLPHMAAAYPRATNTMPQALPAQPQQQQTTTEMAIPNDLIGCIIGRGGQKINEIRQMSGAMIKISNAEEGAPDRKVTITGTPETIGLAQYLINTSMELHKTLTLDPSSSTQNTTPTLTSVQSQHAPMAIPINQLAMKPIPLIGYNGLSGIAGLNGINGLNGLNVPVIDSVAAANQKNLTTKMRVGLTSVRADPKFSPY